In one window of Camelina sativa cultivar DH55 chromosome 15, Cs, whole genome shotgun sequence DNA:
- the LOC109129051 gene encoding uncharacterized protein LOC109129051, with the protein MSTPTSAAKMFPNDIYIGGIIKAADSFRQVRLLDTRSSVQWVVAKVQDRIMSTTLRKYIVTSSKTIRRTFEYYDKDETIVAHIAGGIDAFSKVSDGWPMLNTPLKLASLKNSDNQSEGISLSLICKVEELANSLDLQTRQNLSGFMDAIEKILVQQTREELQSNESSKSEINMDALFWELCDSYFRMWRSQQRIHHLASSVEIWGANDDDKIKVSLNKSFHQKLLGLIN; encoded by the exons ATGTCAACTCCGACTTCGGCAGCTAAG ATGTttccaaatgatatatacataggAGGCATCATCAAGGCTGCTGATTCTTTCAG GCAGGTAAGGTTGCTAGACACAAGATCTTCGGTCCAGTGGGTTGTCGCCAAAGTGCAAGATAGAATTATGTCAACCACTTTGAGAAAATATATTGTGACGAGTTCGAAAACAATCAG GCGCACCTTCGAATACTACGACAAAGATGAAACAATTGTGGCTCATATAGCTGGAGGTATTGATGCATTTTCTAAGGTCTCTGATGGTTGGCCAATGCTGAATACCCCATTGAAGCTTGCATCTCTCAAGAACTCAGACAATCAGTCAGAGGGAATTTCTCTGAGCCTTATATGCAAAGTTGAG GAACTAGCGAATTCTTTGGATTTACAGACTCGGCAAAACCTATCAGGCTTCATGGATGCTATTGAGAAAATACTTGTGCAACAAACCCGTGAAGAACTCCAGTCCAATGAATCCTCCAAAAGTGAGATTAACATGGATGCTTTGTTTTGGGAGTtgtgtgattcttatttcaggATGTGGAGAAGTCAACAGAGAATCCACCATCTAGCCAGCTCAGTGGAAATATGGGGTGCGAATGATGATGACAAGATTAAGGTGTCTCTCAACAAAAGTTTCCATCAAAAGTTGCTTGGCCTGATTAATTAG